The Henckelia pumila isolate YLH828 chromosome 2, ASM3356847v2, whole genome shotgun sequence genome includes a window with the following:
- the LOC140879848 gene encoding strychnine-11-hydroxylase-like: MDLNILGEKAMNPEIFLPLFLSFIAPLLLIIFLLKKKRNKKLPPGPKKLPIIGNLHQLGRKLPHRSFQELSKTYGDLMLLHLGSVPTVIVSSADMSREIFKSHDLTFSGRPSFYLGKKSAFVSSCTLTLAPYGEYWRQVRKIAVLELLSAKRVQSFGTIRDGEVDFMIRRVSEHGTSPVNLSSLAFSLSNNVLCRAAFGTLSPDGHGNGDGGMNKFQHMLEEMQQLAAEFNVANVFPWLAWVNKFNGVERKIDKNFMETHEFFDRVIEQHRDPERPKPDQEDIIDVLLRIQDDPDQEFKLQDEHVKGVLGELFSAGTHTSSSTIEWTMAELIRNPQIKEKAQREVRKACKGNVKVEENDLQSLTYLKLVIKESLRLHPPAPLMVPRETTENCTIDNKYEIPAKTRVIFNAAAIGTDPKYWENPEKFYPERFLNRDVDFRGHHFELLPFGAGRRGCPGINFAVSLVELAIANLLFSFDWELPRGMSPRELDMEEAPGIATHKKIPLCLVASPPPTDIH, from the exons ATGGATCTCAACATCCTTGGGGAGAAAGCAATGAATCCAGAAATTTTCTTGCCACTCTTTCTCAGCTTCATCGCACCATTATTATTGATTATATTCCTCctgaaaaagaagagaaataaaAAGCTCCCTCCTGGCCCCAAAAAGCTCCCCATAATCGGCAATCTTCATCAGCTCGGCCGGAAGCTACCTCACCGGTCCTTCCAAGAATTGTCCAAAACATACGGAGATCTCATGCTCTTGCATCTGGGCTCCGTGCCTACGGTGATCGTGTCATCGGCCGACATGTCCCGAGAAATCTTCAAATCACACGATCTCACTTTCTCAGGGAGACCCAGCTTTTACTTAGGCAAGAAAAGCGCTTTCGTTTCATCTTGTACTCTCACTTTAGCCCCATACGGCGAGTACTGGAGACAAGTGAGAAAAATCGCGGTTTTGGAACTGTTGTCGGCCAAAAGGGTCCAATCTTTCGGTACAATACGGGATGGAGAGGTGGATTTCATGATCCGACGTGTGTCCGAACACGGCACGAGTCCTGTGAATTTGAGTTCTTTAGCGTTTTCGCTGTCGAATAACGTCCTCTGTCGCGCTGCTTTCGGGACGTTGAGCCCCGATGGGCATGGGAATGGAGATGGGGGAATGAACAAGTTTCAGCACATGCTTGAAGAAATGCAGCAACTGGCTGCTGAATTTAATGTTGCCAACGTTTTCCCGTGGCTGGCTTGGGTTAACAAGTTTAATGGCGTGGAAAGGAAGATCGACAAGAATTTCATGGAGACGCACGAATTTTTCGACAGAGTTATAGAACAACATCGGGATCCCGAGAGGCCTAAGCCTGATCAAGAAGATATTATCGATGTGTTGCTTCGGATTCAGGATGATCCCGATCAAGAATTCAAGCTGCAAGATGAACATGTCAAGGGTGTTCTTGGA GAATTATTTTCGGCTGGAACTCATACTTCGTCCTCAACAATCGAATGGACAATGGCGGAGCTGATACGAAACCCACAAATCAAAGAAAAAGCTCAACGAGAAGTGAGAAAAGCCTGTAAAGGAAATGTGAAAGTAGAAGAAAACGATCTCCAAAGTCTCACATACCTAAAATTAGTCATCAAAGAGTCACTGAGACTCCATCCACCCGCCCCGTTGATGGTCCCTAGAGAAACTACAGAGAATTGCACCATCGACAACAAATACGAAATCCCCGCAAAAACTCGAGTCATTTTCAATGCAGCTGCAATCGGGACGGACCCGAAATATTGGGAGAACCCTGAAAAGTTCTATCCAGAGAGGTTTTTGAACAGAGATGTCGATTTCAGAGGGCATCATTTCGAGTTGCTTCCATTTGGTGCTGGCAGAAGAGGGTGCCCTGGAATCAATTTCGCGGTTTCTTTGGTAGAGCTTGCGATCGCGAATCTTTTGTTTTCGTTCGATTGGGAGCTCCCGCGGGGAATGTCACCACGAGagcttgatatggaagaagcACCTGGGATCGCGACGCATAAGAAAATCCCACTTTGCCTCGTAGCTTCTCCACCACCAACTGATATCCATTAA